A single genomic interval of Corylus avellana chromosome ca10, CavTom2PMs-1.0 harbors:
- the LOC132163742 gene encoding protein neprosin-like, translating into MEPSSIPNVTNGEFYDAEQFHSFLENGQCSEGTIPIRHAREDEYYATRVIPPTAHQEKLNFRLGNETNGHEADEYKTTGCYNIDCPGFVEVNHRIALGSALNHISSHKGSQCSVEISINKVILCALKDEVLGYWPSSIIKELEVSATSINWGGEIYDSGQQDHHTTTQMGSGNFPSDSLGTSYFCYIQYMDDKGYFVDPDINPNLLGGLIPFESKSTCYNIEIKQHQNENYRTHFYFGGPGYSAICP; encoded by the exons ATGGAACCCAGTTCTATTCCAAATGTAACAAATGGAGAATTCTATGATGCTGAGCAGTTTCACAGTTTTCTAGAAAATGGGCAATGCTCTGAAGGAACAATCCCAATTAGACATGCAAGAGAAGATGAATATTATGCAACTCGTGTTATACCCCCAACTGCACATCAAGAAAAGCTTAATTTTCGCCTTGGTAATGAAACGAATGGCCATGAG GCTGATGAATACAAAACAACTGGGTGCTACAATATCGACTGTCCTGGTTTCGTGGAAGTAAACCATAGAATTGCTCTTGGTTCTGCCTTAAACCATATTTCAAGCCACAAGGGGAGCCAATGCTCAGTAGAGATAAGCATAAACAAGGTAATATTATGCGCAT TGAAAGATGAAGTACTTGGATATTGGCCTAGCTCCATCATCAAAGAATTAGAAGTTAGTGCTACCTCAATTAATTGGGGTGGAGAGATTTATGACTCAGGGCAACAGGATCATCACACAACAACTCAAATGGGGAGTGGAAATTTTCCGAGTGATAGTCTTGGAACAAGTTATTTTTGCTATATTCAATACATGGATGACAAAGGATATTTCGTTGACCCTGATATTAACCCTAATTTGCTTGGGGGACTAATACCATTTGAATCAAAATCTACATGCTATAATATAGAAATAAAGCAACATCAGAATGAAAACTATAGAACCCATTTCTATTTTGGAGGTCCTGGGTATTCAGCAATATGTCCTTAA